In the genome of Crassostrea angulata isolate pt1a10 chromosome 6, ASM2561291v2, whole genome shotgun sequence, the window TGATAACAGACAGTAAAATGTTATAACTTATTGAGTTACTTGATTTATGACAAAGAACTCGGTAACCTACCCCCTGTCCATTGATCTGATTGGTGGGGATCTTCTGTCCCGCCTATCATCTCTAAATCGtctgtcatcatcatcattacgCCTCAGAGAATCGTCATCCTCGCCGTTCCTTCGGCGTCTCTCTTCCTCAATGAGTCTCTCCTCTCTTAATCTTTCTCTGGCACTCATTCCTCCTTCTTTGCCCCggtctgcatctctagatcgaTCTTGACTGAAGAAAGAAAATAACCCattaattattaaaagaatAAGCAAAACAGCACACTACAAAATGCTGTAAATcgcaaaaataaagatattaatgAAATTTACCTTCTTCGAACTGGAGAACGACTCCTTCTCTCTCTACCAACTCTATCTCTACTCCTTTCCCTACTTGGAGAGAGTCTCCTTTCTCTTAACCTACTCTCCTGCTCTCTGACAGATCGTTCTCTCTCCCTGGATCTGTCTCTATCTCTAGAATGAAGTTCTCTATCTCTGGGTTCCCTATCCCTTGGTTCCCTATCTCTAGACATGTGAGGCCGCTCACTACTTCTTTCCTGTCGCCTTCTTTCATCCCTTCTGACGGAGTCTTCAGACTCTGACGTTTTTCTTCTGTCTTTATCTCTTCGATCAGTGTCTCTACTGCTTACTTTCCTGGACTTTTTGTTCTCTTTGGACATACTGCCCTGAGTTCTAATTGGGGGCATTTTCCGAGTAGCTGCTTCCACAGATACAATTTCACAGTCTGAATCTCCACTTTCCTCCTCAACCACCTGTTTCTCCTTTTTATCAGCTCCTTTTTCTTCCTTCTCCTTCTCTCTACGAATTCGGTGCATCTTCTGGCACTCTAGTCTCTTTTTCTTCTCTTTCTGTGTTTCTTCATAGTCCACCTCTCCCTCTTCCTCTGAATCAGTCCCGTATCCTTGTGCTATCAGCTCCATTGGATTAGAATCAATGATATTTCCATTGCTCTCTGACTGCAGGACCTCTCTCAGAGCTTCTCTGGCAGCCTCTAATTTCTCTAAATCAACAGAGTCAtcaattttcatctttttagaAGATCTCCCTTCCTTTTCATTCTTACTGTTCTTACTCTTTTTCTTCTTATGTTTATGTTTCTTTTTCTCGTCTCGCTTCTCTCCATGCTTAGAATGTTTGTGCTTGTTCTTGTTCTTGTGTTTGtgtttatgttttttcttttctttgctGATTTGAAAGTCTGCTTCTGGCTCTTCTTCCACCTCAATATCTTCATCTATTTCTTGGACATTTGCATCACTTTCTGAGGTTTCATCCTCGCTTCaataaaaagtattaaattaGTAACTGTAGTCTTTGactattgataaaaatattaactgTAGAAAGAATATATcctaattttctgtttataaaATGATGACCgattctttattttatataataagttACTTAGTGTTTGTGTATGTAACAATGAGACAAAACCTGATGGGTTAATTGTCAATACGTCCCCACCAATAATAAATGTAGTCCTACTGATGTATATGTATTGACTCTCACTAATGCCAACCAGCCTCCATCCAATACCATACAATTTTTAGGATTCACAATTCATTATGGTGTGTATGCATGGAAACCTATACtataaatttttcaacattattatCAAGGTACTTTCATCTTGTTTGCATTGCTAAAATCCTATTTTCTCGCATTATtaccggtgtgagatcggtttgtccagTGCGAGACAGCAGTGTTTGaattttctgtcttacactgagTATTACTATGCCgctttaaataaatgtaaaataatattgtaaaataatgcacaaaaaataataattcataataaactCGCGTGGGATTGTGAAATTCCATtgaggggacaagattcacaGTCTAGGATGAGGCCAGTCCTAGACCATGAATTttgtcccctcggtggaatttcactatcccacacgagtctttaatgaatgattctattaatctccttaaaaaattatttctttaaatctcCACCCGGCGTGGAGTGCCCACATTGATACTTTACTGTACGAATGTAAATGAGTGTAATGTGAAAGTTGactttaatttcataattatgtaCAGTACCATAATGTACTTCACAATGAAAATGCTgaatttttagaatttaaaatacaaacagATCATGGAtcatttaataaatcaatgaaatttgtAAAATGATAATATACGCCATTGGATTATGATGATTTTACAtaactttgaatttaaaaaaagaaatcagaaTGACGACAAAAATTGACACCAGATAATTCCCGTTAATCATGGTTGAATTCATACCAAAAAATGAATAACCTATCTCAATTACATAGTCACTGATTAAACAATCACAAATAAAATACTGATCAAGACTTACCTCAACTTCCCATTGTGAGTGTATTCAGTCGCCATTTTCGTTAGCAGGTCGTTGTTGGTTTTACTAATAACAGTAAAGTCTTATAAACACATCAATAGGATCCATGCATATATGattaataaaaaagtaaaaattttaataactgagaaattttctcattttttttctaaacatcaCAGTCATTCAAGAAATTCGTTGTGAttcacaatatttcaaatataaatgtCATACTTTTCTGAAATGTCATTTCGTTCAACATTAATTTCCCTATTCGATGAAATTTCTTTTGGTTATGTTAAATCATTTTTGACTCAAATTGTGTTTCTTGTTGTCGAAAAAAATATTAGGcctataaaattttattcttgTTGTCGCATATGTGAAACATATGTTTCCCTGTTTTTAGTAGATCTctctatgacgtcataaaggaaGTCGCTCACCTCCATAGTTTGACAGACATATAAAAGTCACCTGccattgtttacattgtttcaACAGCTAACAAGTAACGAAGGAAGATGAAATTCAAGTTCAGAGAAGAGCATACCTTTGGTAATGTATCTATGGTTATTTTGGATTTTGTTTTCTTGAGTATCGATGTAAATAGTAAAGGTTTATATGGTCTAGTTTTGGTTTGGGGGCGAAGAATAACATTGTCTAATATTCAGCAGATATTGAGCAACGATTTCTCAgtgatgtaaacaaacgttcATAATAGAATACTTTCTTAATCTTTCTATCACCAAGGAGATgaataaattctaaatataaactaatattgtttttagatttatatcattttcgtATTAATTATGttactaaaatttattttaacattctGTCTCCAAATTAATGTAtgttgttgttaatttttttgtattcatatcTATTTTTATACCCATAAAGATAGTAGATTGAATCTTGTTTTTTCTGTTTATGTTTTGTTCATATTCAACGGTTTAAATACCCACTCAAATAAAACACCTGTCTTTAATTGTCCAtgacatattaaataaaaaagccATGCAGATTGGAATCGCACACATATAAAAAACTTATAGACTGTTTCAAGATAATGCAGTACTGCTCAATGTTGCAGAGgacattgatacatgtatatgtaacatAATGTAACTGCagcaaatgttttattaaaaaaatgtgtcaATATTATCAACCCTGtactaattaaaaatataaaattgtgtattttagtcatgattttcataaattgaatgatgaaattatggatTTAATAAATCATTCAGAATATTATTTTATACTAGTATTAATATCATCTCTCAGCTAGTCCACAAAAAATCTTATATTatacttaattaaattttagaGATTGATACAAGGATCTCtataattacaaaatggccATGTGCAGGggcattaattttaaaaattgaacccATCTTGTGTATCCAAGTTAGTGATACAAACTAAATTGTCACTACTTTTGTAATGAAAGAGATTTCAATATCTACAACATCTTAATCCTGCCCATATCCTTTTAGTTTTATGtcaaatcataattttattgCTATGCAACAAGTCAAAGATTTATTAATCTAAGTTGTGTTGTTGAATTTTTGTAAGTTTAatcaatgtataaaattaatttgtggAACGAAAAAATTCCATTTCACAATTTACTTACAATGTATGTAGAAGTACATGCATGCTCATACAATCTGACTTTTTGGCAAGTAGCTTTGATGAGGTTATTGCCATTCTATAAATATTCATTCATGGCAATTACTTGTACAGGTAGAAAAATTTCACAAGATCATcttgttataacatatcatattGTGCTATACACTGTTTACCTACATGTGTCAGATGACACAGCAGGTACCgaaaagagaagaaaatttcTTTGTATGCACATATACTTATGTAATGGTACCCCAGATTTAAGAACAATTTGAAGTAAATTAATTGTGTGTTTGAATAGCCATTACATAAACTCACATTGGGGGGTAGGCTGTCTTTAAAGtacaattaaattgaaatttgttgGCCATTTAAATCATTTGGGGTAAAATATTGCCTTTTGCTCCGGTAAATGAGCAATGCTGATGTTGCCACATGAATTACTGTACACAGCTAGGTCCTACATGTTATTGTACATAACATTACATAGCATGACAGCAATAGACACTGCTTAGCGTATATCTGTAGTCATGCTCAAGttatttacaatgtacacaTGATCCGTAGGTTATATTCTGTAGGATGTTGATCCTGTGTATGTAAGGTATATGTACTACATGTTAggtaatatcatataatgtggTATCTGCAAAATAGGCCTTTACTTGTAAATAAATGCAAGTAAAGTGTTGCAAAATAACCTGAAAATTTATCTTAATTAATGTCTACTAATTGTTGTAAGTTTAGTCTGGTCATATATTtggtgtgggtttttttttctttttttttatccccaaaatTGTAAGTACCATGATAggtaattacatttcaaattttatctcAAAAAGATTGATAAATATATACACTTTAAAATCATtggatcttttttttaaaatcaatatgtaCATTTAATTCATCTATTAGAAAAGCTATGCACAAAATATTAGTTAAACAGTTTGCTCAAAAAGCATCTCTGTTTACACGGGTCACTCTGTATACACTGTGGATGCATTGTCTTACTGAGGAAATGACAATTCAGAgaaaatatgtgtatatatcacagagttctatatattcatttctaTATGTTGGTTTCCTGAATTCATGGAAAAttagcagaaaaaaataaaaataaattaagcgcataaaagatttgaaaatttttattagTTACAAAGTTCAGTGGGATATGAACTTCAACTTGGTTGGTACATGATCAGATCCTGTGAGCCTGAAGAGcctctcagaagatttgatctcAAAACAAGCAAGCTAGTTCATATCCctgtgaaatttttaaaattgctgtTAATTACTTATATAGTTACATTTAAGAAAGGAAAATTgttcataattataattaacattTCCTTGTTTTTATGTTTGCAATAATGCAACCGTCAAACAACATGTGCTTGCTGTTATCATCTTGACTTCATGAAAAAATTCtcacagaattgaacgtttttgcTTGCATGTATATAGGTTCATACAAGGAAACATATAATTTGCGAATGTAAATATTGTGCCATGTACTTACCAgggtatatctatttttttcttttctatgaaaaatataatacttcccattcaaagataaaaataaagcaaaataatGGAATTTTAAGGTTATACCTCATTGAGAGCAGTTTTTGTAGttacatactgtatacagggttatttttgccccgtcTTATTTTAGCCCTTCTACATTTGCAGACGGTTTCGCCcagtcttgaatttgcccaatTGCAGTTGTGTAAACAGAAATATTATTTGTAACATAGAATTCGCCTAGGCTTAAATTCGCCCTctgacaacgagggcaaaaataaaacaggggcgaatatttccctgtatatagTAATTAATATGTACTAGTGGGTGTTGTTTGTAATAAATGAGGAGTATATTTTGCCattacattttatcaaaatgatatgaatttaaaaagtttacgtAACTTGCTCAAGATCAAACTACGAATGCTAGAAGGTTGGAATATTGTTAGTTAGGAAATAATAGAAATGTTACGTCaaagacaaaaatgaaaaaaatattgtatattctatgtgTGTACTATAGAATGTCAAAAGTAGCTCACAATTTAAGTAGGTACTTAAAGTTAAGTGTTGATATGTTACATATAATGATGTTTTCAGGAAATATTGTTAAGTGTCAGAGACATGTTGCACATGCAATTAggatatttgaaacatttttttggtaTTCATTATAGAACAGAGGAAGGCAGAGTCCACAAAGATTAGGGACAAGTACCCAGAGAGAATTCCTGTGAGTAaattatcatgatattgtttatatgctacttttataaaacaaataaaaatgatatggaTGCCAGCAGTCCTTACTAAGAATATTTTATGCTACTGGCCAAAAGATCTGTTGATTAATAATTATTtctgttaaataataaaaatatttctgtttaatgtacattttcctaaaaataaactTTCTTAAGATGCATTTAAACAGTGAAATGTCATCTTTgccaaacaataaaaacatatttaaatatttcacattttttctacaaaaatagGTAATCGTGGAGAAAGACCCGAAATCCCAGATTCAGGACATAGACAAACGCAAGTTCTTGGTTCCCAATGATATTTCTGTGGCTCAGTTTATGTGGATCATAAGGAAGAGGATTCAGCTACCCTCAGAAAAAGCCATCTTTCTGTTTGTAGGAAAAGTTTTACCCCAGTCTAGGTGAGTTCATTGTGGAAATTAAGACACACTTGTGCTTAAGCACATGACTGATAAGTTTACTGATCTACGTGACACAGTAACTAAGAAAAAGAGTCATCATAGCTGTCAGTGTGTGCTTATGTGTGTTCGTGTGTTTGTGACAGTTTTAGTTTATTAATTGAATTCTTGATGTCATGTGATCACAGAGCTATGATAAGGCTACCAATTATTGAGTACGAAAAATTTTCTGGCCAGAAAGGCACTTCTCTGTACTTCTAAATAtaagtaacattttattttctaaaaaatcttaatgaatttaaaagcATAGTTTGATTTAATCACTTGCACTTTAAAACGTCTGCAAATACTGGACAAACTATCATGCCATAAATTATTAGTTACTTAGGATTTTACATATTGAATATAAGCATTTTTAGACTCTATATCATCTATGTCACaataatttcaaagaaatactCTAGACTTGGCTACAGAGCTGTTTTGCAGCATATTctcaataagatacatgtatgataaagttATTTTAAGTTCACGGGTATAGTAAGTAAAGCTGAATACCCGTATGTATGAATTGTAATCATTCCCTGAAACCAATATTTTCCAATATTGAATATTACGGTAAATGAATAAAacgattttcaaataatttacaaGTGAAGGTTAATTCTCACCTTTAATATTAACCTGGTACTGCTTCTTCTGTTAATATTTACTGTTCTGTTATTTCCAGTGCAAGCATGGGACAGGTTTATGAGGAACACAAGGATGAAGATGGATTTCTATATATTGCATACAGTGGGGAAAATACATTTGGACAGTGAACTTATGGCAGACTTTCTTCTGTGTGTCCAGTTCCCcagttgttaatttttttgttttgtttaaatcgtccatcacatttatttgtaaaatgaaaatacatgtatgttaattaCACAACTACCGATAGAAACTGTCAAATCAACTAGTTATATCAACTGCTGTTGGtagtcaattaaaaaaaattttttttttttatttatttattaagttaagaatatttaaacattgtgagatttaataatacatgtattaggatCATTTCTGATTTTCAGAAGAAAATAAATTACTCTTCTTAATTTGTAggaattcttaattttttgataatgtatatttaattaccagtatttacatgtgtatgttgTGCTTGTACTTGAATGGATTTGTTTTATTGAAACCAAtcaagaaaacaaattacattgtataaatgtgtttactttgtttttcttcatttgtCATTCATATTGTTCAGCAGGGCATATATAACTGATTGTTTGCAAATACATATTGCTTTGGTTgaacattgcagaaaaagaaAGTAGTAGATAGTTTTAACAAGTAGTAGTATTAATTTGATCCTCAAAATTTGTtactttatatttgtaaatactGGTTATTTTGGTCAATAGTATTTTaaagtctttttaaaatttgtggtATGAATATGATATGTGTTAGATATAGCTttgagtttattttttaaacaaaaagaaataattaagaacttttttattacaaattatattaatgtgcattaaattgGCAAATGTTTCGGAACATGTATCTATAGAAAGTTACAATAAATATGTATGGTAATATGTATTTgcattttcatatcaatttatgaatttttattattttgacttGTAGGCCTATATGAAAAACAGCTAAGTTTCTTGAAATGGCAAAATCAAATAACTATAATTGTttgttgaaattgaaaataatgagATGTTATACAaagtaatttcaaattaatattttcaaaaatgtctaatACTTTAACAATACACCTTattatgtagtttttttttcaaagatttgttgttgattatttttttctttctaatttGCTTTCAGCATTAGAAttattattgtacatttaaaaataatttgagatttctgcaaaataaattacaaagcaGATGTTTGGAGTTGTTTCCCTTCCTTACACTCTTTTGTGTTGATGTAAACATGCACTGATGCAGGCCTGACTTTTCATGGATTTGAAATTGACAGTACTTAGGTAATTTCTCCTTTCGTAAGTGATATGAATAAAATACCTGTTCCATTTTTACTAAGTTGATATTTCACGACACCGTTTCAAGATGTGGATCAGTGTCCAGAATTTCCTCAAATTCAAAACGAATCGTTTTAAAAGATTGAGTTTTTCTGGCATCCTATGAAATTGTTTTGGAGAGTATTGGTTTAGAAGATTCAAAACTTCTTGAAGATCTATCCAAAAAAATTTAGGGttgtaaaaatacaaacctgCTTGTTAAATTGTTGGTGAGGAGAACATATTGCATAAATGAAATTTCAGTCATTTCGTGTTGTAAATCCACTGCAGTGTGATACTAAGTGTATATTTAGACCACACCAgtataatttcttgttcgtcAGACCCCATTTGCTCGTAgttaaataaaactatacaaataatattattaattttccATATCCATGCAGGAAATTCTGTGCTGTTCTATTTCCACTctattttttgcaatttgaatactttatattaatttaatgtaTAAATTAGAAACAAGTAGAAAAAATAGAACCATtcgtataaaatttatttaaccGCCTAAAAATTTCGTCtacaaaaaataacaactttattatttaatcgCTTGCCAGCTCGTACcttttttcatttgatgtccgaagaacaagaaattatattggtgtggccttacATGATAAATCCCAGATCCCTCTTACTCTAACCCCCGCTGTTATATTGTAAAGTGCAGGTCTCCCCAACACGTCACAATATAAAAACAGGGGTTAGAGTCGCAGGAATCTTGGATTTTTACATGATATGCTTCTACTTTCACACTTAAACCAAAGCGACCCATCACAAACTATTTTTCTCCTTTAATTCTTACTTTTTTTACCACCCTTTTACTATGAAATACACAATATAAGCAAAATATAccaataaaattcacaataaatgaaacaatataCCGGTACACTAATATTATTAATAGTAAAGGAGTGGTCAAAAAGTAAGTGGAGAAAATGTTTTTGACGAGCCTCTGGGCACTAACTAGTGGGTTAACCTTTTAATTCGGTCTGTTTTTAACTGAATGTCTTGGGTTCGAGCCTAGTTGTGGTCATTCATTCTATTTTATTGGTGCACAAAAAATATTAGCCATGTGTTTGGATTGAAGAGGCTCATGTGAGATTCTACTTGAGGAATAGAAATCTCGAAAGAAAAGGGGGAAAAAGGGTGTTAGTGTGCATGACAGCTAGAACCAGTAACGTGCTCTTCTAACACTTAACCCTtcagctcagttggtagagcatttgtttttaaactgAAAGGTCTTGGGTTCCAGCCCAGTTGTTGTCTGCGTTTCTCCTTTTCTTTATCAATACAGTAGTAAGAAATTTTTCATAGCTTGTCAATGTGATAGGTTTAAAGCCAGAAGAAGATGGAACTTGATGAAAGGTTTGCAGACAGAGTGGCTGATTTGTGTTACATGAAATACCAGTCTCTACCAAAGAAAGGGAAGCCCCAGAAGAACAAGGAGTGGACTTTACTGTCCTGTGTATGCTTGACACGTAAGGATTTCTTctgcattgatttttttcaccTAAAAATGCAAATGctacattatattttattcattatcgCTATTAAACTATGGCCAATATGTATGATCCTTTCCCATCTGGCCCGAAAGGAGCTGTATACTGTAGCTTGATGTAATGTTTCATGTTATACTATTTACGGTTTTACCAGAACAATAGTGCCATTCTGACAGAGTACATAATACTAATGTATATGGCTTATCGATGTACTTATGGAAATTTCTTTTATCATATTATGTAATTAATTTAAGAGGCACAAATAGAAATGTTTGACAATTATAAACACATAATTCtgacatttattttacaaatttcaatGCTAGTAATGTTACATCTTTTAGGAAATGCTGAAGAGATAAGAGTTGTTTCCCTTGGCACAGGAACAAAGTGCATAGGAAAGAGTAAGCTAAGTGCTGATGGTAAGATATGtaaattatattgttatatttcATTGTTCCATATTAACGAATATATATAGTGTAGATACTGATTTCAAATATTATAACTTGTTTATGTGAAAGAGAGAAGAATTTTGCAGGAGACATGGTCAACGACAGCCACGCAGAAGTTATTGCAAGGAGAGCTTTTTTAAGGTGTGAAATCTTGGgcatttatcaattttttttggataaattgaaatttaaagacaaaactactaaattgtattttaattcaattcagATCTGGGGAAAGATTATTAGTATTGTTGATTTACATGAAGTGAAATTCTGTTTTGTTAGAAATAAATTTGCTTctaactgaaaaaaatatgcaaatggTCATCTTTCTGCAAGGTATCTTTATTCTGAGCTTAAAGAGGCACATAGTGGAAGAAAGAGCGAGATATTCACTTCAGCAGATTCAACCCACAACAAGTGTCAACTCAAGCCAGGGGTCAAGTTTCATCTCTTCTCCAGTCACACCCCTTGTAAGTACTTAATGGATGAGACCTGGGGGTTCATATGATCTTGTTGTATGTAAAGTCTTACTTTTGTACAATTCATGTGACATTGTATATTATTAGAGTGGTGAAAATGATTGCACTTTATTTGGAGTTGTCAATTTATGTACCTGGTATGTTTACATTATCTGAATACTGTTTCACAAAAGCATCGTAAATTTAGCACTACTTAACAAGCTATGGCATACTGAAGAACTATGTAAGAAAAgaagtttttcatattttaaaggtGGCGATGCTTCCATTTTCCCTAAAGATGCAATATCTGGAGAAGAAGAACTAGATTGGGATTCCTTTTCTTGGCAATATGGTAGAAAGAGAAAATCAGATACAAAGAGTGATATAGAACCCAAATGTTTAAAAGTAGAAGAGAGTATAACAAGTTCAGATTACAATTCTCCAAATTCTGACTTACTAGATTTACAAGATTTGCATTCAAATTGTCCAAAACAAAGTGAACAATGCGTATCAGACCTTGTGCTCTTTCCAAAAGAGACTGACACTGAGAAGGTTACAGAAAGTGACTCGAATAACCTAAAAACTGATGGAGAAGGGAAATATTCAGAGTCCTCTAATCAACTTACAAATGCTGCATGTCTTATTTGCA includes:
- the LOC128189396 gene encoding gamma-aminobutyric acid receptor-associated protein-like 2: MKFKFREEHTFEQRKAESTKIRDKYPERIPVIVEKDPKSQIQDIDKRKFLVPNDISVAQFMWIIRKRIQLPSEKAIFLFVGKVLPQSSASMGQVYEEHKDEDGFLYIAYSGENTFGQ